The genomic DNA TGGCGCAAAAACTGGATCACGATCAGCTCAAACAACCGGTTCATCACCGCCTCGCGACCGCAATGCTCGGCAAAGGCTTCGCTGAACAGCCACTCCAACGTGCCGGCGATCATTGGCACCTGCTTGAGCGGCATGACGATGGAGTCGGTGAGCGCCACCGACAGCGGGTTGTCCAGGCCGCCGTCGAAACACAGCGACGCCGCGACCACCTGGGCTCCATCGGCTTTGCCAGCGATAAGCCGGTGGGGCAAGGGGCGCGGCACCAGAATCAGGCTCGGCTCGGGAATCGGCAGCACGCCGTCCGGCATCTCCAGGCTGGCCTTGCCTTGCTTGAGCAGGTACACCCGCCCGCGTTGCTGCAGGTCGCGGGTGTCGAGGGCTCCGAGCAACGGCCCGCTGTGGAAGGTATCGGCGGTGATGCCGAAGTGCACGAGCAATGTGGACAAACGATCCATGAATCACCTGCTGATTGAATTCACGCTGTTTAGACGATCTGCGCCATATCCTCGACTATTAGCCTCCATTTGTAAAATTCGCTGCGGCATCATGGCCTCACGTTCAACGCCCTGGACGCCCACCCTGATGGAGTAATCGTTGATGAAAACCTTTAAATTCTCTCGCATTGCGGCCGCCCTGATCACCGGTGCACTGGCCTTCGGCGCGGTGACCTCCGCCAGCGCCGCCCCGCAGAAAGCCACCGTGGTACTGGTACACGGCGCGTTCGCCGATGCCTCCAGCTGGAACGGTGTGATCGCCGGCCTCAAGGCTGAAGGCTACCCGGTGATTGCCGTGGCCAACCCGCTGCGCAGTGTGAAGACCGATTCGGACTACGTCGCCGACATCGTTGAACACACTCAAGGTCCGGTGATTCTGGTGGGGCATTCCTACGGGGGCTCGGTGATCACCAACGCCGTGCATGGCAATAAACAGGTGAAGGCGCTGGTGTACGTCGCCGCATTCGCCCCGGAAAAAGGTGAAACCGCCTTTGAACTCTCCGGCCGTTACCCGGGCGGCACCCTGGGCCCGACCCTGGACAAGCCTGTGGTCTCCAAAGAGGGCGTGACCGACCTGTATATCCAGCAAGACAAGTTCAACAGCCAGTTCGCCGCCGACGTGCCCGCCAAGGACGCGCAACTGATGGCTGCCGGGCAACGCCCGATTACTGAAGCCGCATTGAAGGAAGCCTCAGGCGACCCGGCGTGGAAAACCGTACCGTCCTACTTCATATACGGCTCAGCGGACAAAAATATTCCCGAGGCGGCGCTTAAATTCATGGCCGA from Pseudomonas tolaasii NCPPB 2192 includes the following:
- a CDS encoding AraC family transcriptional regulator, with protein sequence MDRLSTLLVHFGITADTFHSGPLLGALDTRDLQQRGRVYLLKQGKASLEMPDGVLPIPEPSLILVPRPLPHRLIAGKADGAQVVAASLCFDGGLDNPLSVALTDSIVMPLKQVPMIAGTLEWLFSEAFAEHCGREAVMNRLFELIVIQFLRHMMAYHSMTTGMMSGLADLRLARAMTLVHNQPRRPWTVQEMAVESNMSRASFAAHFHKVVGQTPADYVLSWRVSLAQKRLREGRPIALIADEVGYESPSALARAFRRKIGTSPREWLQLQAPLRVQHTAAVAVG
- a CDS encoding alpha/beta fold hydrolase, with protein sequence MKTFKFSRIAAALITGALAFGAVTSASAAPQKATVVLVHGAFADASSWNGVIAGLKAEGYPVIAVANPLRSVKTDSDYVADIVEHTQGPVILVGHSYGGSVITNAVHGNKQVKALVYVAAFAPEKGETAFELSGRYPGGTLGPTLDKPVVSKEGVTDLYIQQDKFNSQFAADVPAKDAQLMAAGQRPITEAALKEASGDPAWKTVPSYFIYGSADKNIPEAALKFMAERAGSKETVDIKGASHVVMVSNPARVVAIINDAAKANAQ